In Pelosinus sp. UFO1, one genomic interval encodes:
- the citF gene encoding citrate lyase subunit alpha, which yields MINSVGRVIPETIKGLNNIRPYAGPFAFTPEGRMAGAKIRISKPGADKVLSSIEQAIEASGLKDGMTISFHHHFRNGDYILNQVIEAIARKNIKGLTLAPSSLNGVNDAIIPYIEQGVIIAIETSGGRGKLGELMTSGKLSKPTIIRSHGGRARAIENGELHIDVAFIGAPCCDRAGNMNGIHGKSACGSLGYAMVDAAYADKVVAITDNLMDHPVHPISIPQTQVDFIVVMDSIGDPAGIASGALRISRNPRELLIAEYAAGVIEHSGYFKNGYSLQLGSGGASLAAAKFIKEKMIAQKITASFGIGGVTAPFVEMLEEGLIENIFDVQDFDIPSIQSIRNNPKHREMSASFYANPHNGGPIVNDLDIVILSATEVDVDFNVNVITDSNGVIMGASGGHSDTAAGAKLAIVVAPLLRGRLPMVIDSVNTIVTPGETVDVVVTERGIAINPRRLDLIENLKGTGLPIMSIQELQKIAYDLAGKPEPIKVSDEVVAVIEYRDGSIIDVVRKPV from the coding sequence ATGATAAATTCAGTTGGAAGAGTAATTCCTGAAACGATTAAAGGTCTAAATAACATTCGTCCCTATGCCGGACCATTTGCGTTCACACCAGAAGGCCGGATGGCTGGAGCTAAAATACGGATAAGTAAACCGGGGGCTGATAAAGTTCTCTCGTCCATTGAACAGGCTATCGAAGCGTCTGGTTTAAAAGACGGGATGACAATATCCTTTCACCATCATTTCCGTAATGGAGATTATATACTTAATCAAGTAATTGAGGCCATTGCCCGCAAAAATATTAAAGGCTTAACATTGGCACCAAGTTCTCTCAATGGTGTGAATGATGCAATCATACCCTATATTGAGCAGGGGGTTATTATTGCAATTGAAACCAGTGGAGGCCGAGGCAAACTGGGAGAACTTATGACCTCAGGGAAGCTTTCTAAGCCTACCATTATACGTTCTCACGGGGGACGGGCCAGAGCCATTGAAAACGGTGAACTGCATATTGATGTGGCTTTTATCGGTGCACCTTGCTGTGATCGCGCTGGTAATATGAATGGTATTCATGGTAAATCAGCCTGTGGTTCCTTGGGTTATGCCATGGTGGATGCAGCGTATGCAGATAAAGTTGTGGCAATTACTGACAATTTGATGGATCATCCGGTGCATCCGATTAGCATTCCCCAAACTCAGGTAGATTTCATCGTAGTTATGGACAGCATCGGCGATCCGGCAGGAATTGCCTCCGGAGCTCTTAGAATCAGCCGTAATCCCCGGGAACTTTTAATTGCTGAATATGCTGCTGGTGTTATTGAGCACTCCGGTTACTTTAAAAATGGATACTCCCTGCAGCTGGGAAGCGGCGGAGCTTCGCTAGCAGCTGCAAAATTTATCAAAGAAAAAATGATCGCGCAAAAAATTACCGCAAGCTTCGGCATTGGTGGCGTTACTGCCCCCTTTGTCGAGATGTTAGAAGAAGGCTTAATAGAAAATATTTTTGATGTACAGGATTTCGATATCCCCTCTATACAGTCTATAAGAAACAATCCAAAACATCGGGAAATGTCAGCTTCATTCTATGCTAACCCCCATAATGGCGGTCCTATTGTTAATGACCTGGATATAGTTATCTTAAGTGCTACAGAAGTAGATGTTGACTTTAATGTCAACGTAATTACTGACTCTAATGGCGTAATCATGGGAGCCTCTGGCGGTCACTCGGATACTGCGGCTGGAGCCAAGCTGGCTATTGTTGTAGCGCCGCTTCTTCGGGGCAGACTTCCAATGGTTATCGACAGTGTCAATACCATTGTAACGCCTGGTGAGACTGTTGATGTTGTAGTAACAGAACGCGGTATCGCCATAAATCCAAGACGACTTGATTTAATTGAAAATCTAAAAGGAACAGGATTGCCGATAATGAGCATCCAAGAACTTCAAAAGATTGCCTATGATCTGGCAGGAAAACCAGAACCAATTAAGGTTAGCGATGAAGTAGTCGCTGTTATTGAGTATCGTGACGGCTCAATCATTGATGTTGTACGCAAGCCCGTTTGA
- a CDS encoding MarR family winged helix-turn-helix transcriptional regulator: protein MTKDDMVIPILEALWLAKKAIECMPELPKDMKPSHIRVLNVIYKKYNQNGSVRVTDVSTAMQITKPSITKLINELVDIGTVKKTIADDDKRIVLVELSPFGKECVQKYVLDYHAKLAEYFSEIDQEKYLSMIETVEFIYQSMKEVSEKK from the coding sequence ATGACGAAGGATGATATGGTCATTCCAATATTAGAAGCTTTGTGGCTTGCGAAAAAAGCAATAGAATGTATGCCAGAATTACCTAAGGATATGAAACCTAGTCATATTCGTGTACTTAATGTGATTTACAAAAAGTACAATCAAAATGGGAGCGTTCGGGTTACGGATGTGAGTACAGCTATGCAGATTACTAAGCCTAGTATTACAAAGCTGATAAACGAACTGGTTGATATAGGAACTGTAAAAAAAACAATAGCTGATGATGATAAAAGAATTGTACTAGTAGAACTTTCCCCTTTTGGTAAAGAATGTGTACAAAAGTATGTTCTAGATTATCATGCCAAATTGGCGGAATATTTTTCTGAAATTGATCAAGAAAAATACCTCTCCATGATAGAGACGGTAGAGTTTATTTATCAGTCTATGAAAGAGGTATCGGAGAAAAAATGA
- a CDS encoding LysR family transcriptional regulator: MEDRDWMILQVLHEKKNITKTAQALFISQPALTARLRQIEKEFGITIVHRTSKGVRFTPQGEFLARSSAEVLLKLRKIQEQVLNLDGTVTGTLRLGASSYFTMWTLPPLLKLFKQQNPQVEFKVLTTWSKDIFNLVYNQEVHIGFVSSDYGWSSHKHLLFEEPIYVASRDEVTLKDLPTLPRINYQSDGLIKAKIDKWWRENFSQPPTISMEVDKLATCKEMIKHGLGYAIMPGRILQDVDTLHKIMLTDQEKKPILRASWMIHNEEALEMTVLKKFIDFVQKTMVQFI, encoded by the coding sequence ATGGAAGATCGGGATTGGATGATTTTACAGGTTCTACATGAAAAGAAAAATATCACTAAAACTGCACAAGCGCTATTTATTTCGCAACCCGCTCTAACAGCCCGCTTGCGGCAAATTGAAAAAGAATTCGGTATTACCATTGTGCACCGAACAAGTAAAGGGGTTAGATTTACGCCACAAGGAGAGTTTTTAGCTAGATCATCTGCGGAAGTTTTATTAAAGCTACGTAAGATTCAAGAACAAGTACTCAACCTAGACGGAACAGTTACCGGAACTTTGCGGTTAGGTGCTTCCAGCTACTTTACCATGTGGACGCTGCCACCCCTTTTAAAGCTGTTCAAGCAGCAAAATCCGCAGGTAGAATTCAAGGTATTAACTACTTGGAGCAAAGATATCTTCAACTTAGTCTACAATCAAGAGGTGCATATCGGCTTTGTTAGCTCGGATTATGGCTGGTCCAGCCATAAACACCTATTATTTGAAGAACCTATTTATGTTGCTTCCAGAGATGAAGTGACTCTTAAGGATCTTCCTACTCTGCCCCGCATCAATTATCAATCTGACGGTCTCATTAAAGCAAAAATTGATAAGTGGTGGCGGGAAAATTTTTCACAACCCCCTACAATCAGTATGGAAGTAGATAAACTTGCCACTTGTAAAGAAATGATCAAACATGGCCTCGGCTATGCTATTATGCCAGGCAGGATATTACAAGATGTGGACACATTGCACAAGATTATGCTGACAGACCAAGAAAAAAAACCGATTTTACGTGCTTCCTGGATGATTCACAATGAAGAAGCCTTAGAAATGACGGTTCTGAAAAAATTTATTGATTTTGTGCAAAAGACCATGGTCCAGTTTATATAA
- a CDS encoding sodium ion-translocating decarboxylase subunit beta gives MEALIYQYPWLDELLMGFIALSWKHIVMWGIGALLIYLAVNRDYEPALLLPIGFGAILANIPHSSAVSKIVGEEGFLWVLYQGGIANELFPVLIFIAIGAMCDFTPLISRPSVMLFAAAAQFGIFATAVGATFLGFSFEHAASIGIIGAADGPTTIYVASRFAKEMLGPLSVAAYSYMSLVPVIQPPVIRALTTEAERKMKMSYEDREPVSQTTKFLFPVMITLISGIVAPISVALIGSLMFGNILKESGVVENLSNAAQNELANLVTLLLGITIGGTMSAEKFLTVEVAMIMGLGAVAFVFDTAAGVLFAKFMNLFSSTKINPMIGACGISAFPMSGRVIAKMALKEDPTNFIIQHAIGVNVAGQVASVVAGGLVLALIPALAK, from the coding sequence ATGGAAGCTTTGATTTATCAATATCCCTGGTTAGACGAGCTGCTTATGGGCTTCATCGCTCTTTCCTGGAAACACATAGTTATGTGGGGCATTGGGGCATTACTTATCTATCTTGCTGTAAATCGTGATTATGAACCGGCACTCTTATTGCCAATTGGTTTTGGTGCAATATTGGCTAACATTCCTCATTCTTCGGCAGTTTCGAAGATTGTTGGGGAAGAAGGATTTTTGTGGGTTTTATATCAGGGGGGCATCGCCAACGAGTTGTTTCCTGTCTTAATTTTTATTGCAATTGGTGCCATGTGTGATTTTACACCGCTTATTTCCCGGCCCTCTGTTATGTTGTTTGCCGCAGCCGCTCAGTTTGGTATTTTTGCCACTGCTGTTGGTGCAACCTTTTTAGGGTTTTCCTTTGAACATGCTGCGTCCATCGGGATTATCGGCGCGGCTGACGGACCTACCACCATTTATGTAGCCAGCCGTTTTGCAAAAGAAATGCTTGGCCCTTTGTCTGTAGCAGCCTATTCTTATATGTCACTGGTTCCCGTTATTCAACCGCCGGTAATCAGAGCGTTGACGACCGAAGCGGAACGTAAAATGAAAATGAGTTATGAAGATCGGGAACCTGTTTCTCAAACAACTAAGTTTTTGTTTCCCGTGATGATTACACTGATTTCCGGTATCGTAGCTCCTATTTCAGTAGCTCTGATCGGCAGCTTGATGTTTGGCAATATTCTTAAAGAATCAGGGGTAGTAGAGAATCTTTCCAATGCTGCCCAGAATGAGTTGGCAAATTTGGTGACTTTATTGCTGGGGATAACCATTGGCGGAACCATGTCAGCCGAGAAGTTTTTAACAGTTGAAGTGGCTATGATTATGGGATTGGGTGCAGTGGCTTTCGTATTTGACACTGCTGCTGGAGTGTTATTCGCTAAATTTATGAACTTATTTAGTTCTACTAAGATTAACCCTATGATTGGTGCTTGTGGTATTTCCGCATTTCCCATGTCAGGGCGGGTTATTGCTAAGATGGCGTTGAAGGAAGATCCGACTAATTTTATCATACAGCATGCCATTGGTGTTAATGTAGCTGGGCAGGTGGCATCAGTTGTAGCTGGCGGGTTAGTACTGGCATTGATACCTGCGTTAGCAAAATAA
- a CDS encoding CitMHS family transporter, protein MSTLAIAGFLMITVFMYLIMSKRMSAMTALMIIPVIFAVAVSGFDPKLGKMMWDGVKQVAPTGIMICFAILYFGVMIDAGLFDPLIDKILKTVKGDPVKVSIGTALLAMIVSLDGDGSTTYMVTCSAMLAVHRRLGLNPLILPSIVLMMNSVMNIIPWGGPTGRVLASLKLEAGDVFVPLIPAMAIGSLWVLFVAYRWGLKERSRLGTLVLNDAHAEVSASVAVDPEAEKLKRPKMFWINLGMTVLLMVCLVKEVLPLGILFMIGTGLALLVNYHSLKEQNERIIANGANAIPVVSMVFAAGIFMGIMSGTKMVDAMSQTIIAAIPPSMGPHFGSITALISLPGTFFLTNDAFYFGVLPVLTKAASVYGISAAEMGRAALIGQGCHLLSPLVPSTYLLVGLNKVEFGDFQKFCLLPAIAISLLWFGYAVVTGLIHL, encoded by the coding sequence ATGTCTACATTGGCAATTGCTGGGTTTTTAATGATTACTGTTTTCATGTATCTAATTATGTCAAAACGAATGTCTGCCATGACTGCCCTGATGATTATTCCTGTAATCTTCGCAGTGGCTGTATCGGGCTTCGACCCCAAGCTCGGAAAAATGATGTGGGATGGAGTTAAACAAGTTGCACCAACCGGTATTATGATCTGTTTTGCAATTCTATATTTTGGTGTCATGATTGACGCAGGTTTATTTGATCCTCTAATTGACAAAATTCTTAAAACCGTGAAAGGTGATCCTGTTAAAGTTTCCATAGGTACAGCACTGCTGGCGATGATTGTTTCCCTAGACGGTGACGGTTCTACGACCTACATGGTAACCTGTTCTGCTATGCTAGCAGTACACAGACGCTTAGGACTTAATCCTTTGATTTTACCTTCGATTGTACTTATGATGAACAGTGTAATGAACATTATCCCATGGGGGGGGCCTACTGGTCGTGTATTAGCTTCCTTGAAGCTTGAGGCTGGCGATGTTTTCGTTCCTCTTATTCCAGCCATGGCCATAGGTTCTCTTTGGGTACTATTTGTGGCCTACAGATGGGGCCTAAAAGAACGTTCTAGACTTGGTACATTGGTGTTAAATGATGCTCATGCTGAGGTTTCAGCTTCGGTTGCCGTTGATCCTGAAGCTGAAAAACTAAAACGTCCAAAAATGTTCTGGATAAATCTTGGTATGACTGTACTTCTTATGGTTTGCCTGGTTAAAGAAGTTCTACCTTTGGGTATCCTATTTATGATTGGTACAGGCTTAGCTTTATTAGTCAACTATCACAGCTTGAAAGAACAAAATGAACGCATTATTGCCAACGGTGCGAATGCGATCCCAGTAGTTTCCATGGTATTTGCCGCAGGTATTTTCATGGGAATTATGTCCGGAACAAAAATGGTAGATGCCATGTCCCAAACGATTATAGCCGCTATTCCGCCTTCTATGGGACCCCATTTTGGTTCCATTACAGCGCTTATCAGCTTACCTGGTACCTTCTTCTTAACTAATGATGCGTTTTACTTTGGAGTTCTGCCTGTCTTGACTAAAGCTGCTTCAGTTTATGGCATCAGTGCCGCTGAAATGGGCCGTGCAGCTCTCATCGGTCAAGGCTGCCATCTCTTAAGTCCACTTGTTCCTTCCACTTACCTTTTAGTAGGTCTAAATAAAGTTGAGTTCGGCGACTTCCAAAAGTTCTGTTTACTTCCTGCAATCGCTATATCTCTGCTTTGGTTTGGATATGCAGTCGTCACAGGCTTAATTCACTTATAA
- a CDS encoding aldolase/citrate lyase family protein: MKQERLRRAMMFMPGNNPAMLQNAGIYGADTVIFDLEDAVAISEKDAARQLVHNAIKRFTFPCEVAIRINHIQTPYGMDDLRVVLAAKPDLIRLPKAESAEDIIIVDEMITKAEEQYGFAPGSIQMMAAIETAKGLMKAYDIATASPRMVALAIGGEDFIADLKTTRSREGQELFVARSQLLLAARAAGIAAIDSVFSNANDEEGFIAETNMIKKLGFDGKSVINPRQVRIVHEIFTPTEKEVLHAERVLAAYQEAVERKAGVVALDGKMIDTPIVNRAERVLAYAAAIRR, from the coding sequence ATGAAACAAGAAAGACTACGCCGTGCTATGATGTTTATGCCAGGTAACAATCCAGCAATGCTGCAGAATGCGGGAATATACGGTGCAGATACTGTAATTTTTGACCTTGAAGATGCCGTGGCTATCAGTGAAAAAGATGCTGCACGTCAACTGGTTCATAACGCCATTAAGCGTTTTACATTCCCATGTGAAGTGGCTATCCGTATCAATCATATTCAGACACCTTATGGAATGGACGACCTGAGGGTGGTGTTGGCAGCCAAGCCCGACTTAATTCGTCTTCCAAAAGCAGAATCAGCGGAGGATATCATCATTGTAGATGAGATGATAACCAAAGCCGAAGAACAGTATGGTTTTGCGCCAGGGAGCATTCAAATGATGGCGGCCATTGAGACCGCTAAGGGACTTATGAAGGCTTATGATATTGCCACTGCCAGTCCGCGTATGGTGGCATTGGCTATTGGAGGAGAAGATTTCATTGCGGATTTAAAAACAACCCGCAGTCGGGAAGGACAGGAGTTATTTGTTGCTAGATCCCAACTTCTGCTTGCTGCCAGGGCGGCTGGTATTGCAGCCATTGACTCGGTATTTAGCAATGCCAATGATGAGGAAGGTTTTATTGCAGAGACTAACATGATTAAAAAATTAGGGTTTGATGGCAAATCTGTAATCAATCCACGTCAGGTTCGTATAGTTCATGAAATTTTTACCCCTACAGAAAAAGAAGTGCTGCATGCTGAAAGGGTTTTGGCCGCTTATCAGGAAGCTGTTGAACGTAAAGCTGGAGTAGTGGCTTTAGATGGAAAAATGATTGATACGCCGATTGTTAATAGAGCCGAGCGAGTGTTGGCTTATGCAGCGGCTATCAGAAGATAA
- a CDS encoding 6-phospho-beta-glucosidase, with protein sequence MAFGKDFLWGGAVAAHQLEGGWNKGGKGPSVADVMTAGAHGVPRVITNGVVEGENYPNHEAIDFYGHYKEDIALFAEMGFKCFRTSIAWTRIFPKGDELTPNEEGLQFYDNMFDEMIKHRIEPVITLSHFEMPYHLAKEYGGWRNRKVIEFFVRFAKVVFARYQHKVKYWMTFNEINNQKNTVNEIFGWTCSGLLFQEGENREEVMYQAVHHELVASALAVKAGHEINPEFKIGCMVSFVPIYPFSCNPDDMMLQVESMHDRYFFADVHCRGHYPSYALKEWKRKGYNIKMEAGDETILAEGTVDYIGFSYYMSDVVKSGVSTADGNSILGSSTSVKNPYVKASDWGWQIDPVGLRYSLNLLYERYELPLFIVENGFGAIDSKEKDGSCNDDYRIDYLRAHIKEMEKAIELDGVDLIGYTPWGCIDLVSFTTGEMKKRYGFIYVDKDNEGNGTLERSKKKSFDWYKKVIASNGEECDG encoded by the coding sequence ATGGCTTTTGGTAAGGATTTTTTATGGGGTGGAGCAGTTGCTGCTCATCAATTAGAAGGTGGGTGGAATAAAGGCGGAAAAGGACCTAGCGTAGCAGATGTGATGACTGCTGGTGCACATGGTGTACCAAGAGTTATTACGAATGGAGTAGTTGAAGGTGAAAATTATCCTAACCATGAAGCAATTGATTTTTATGGTCACTATAAAGAAGATATTGCTTTATTTGCAGAAATGGGCTTTAAATGTTTTAGAACAAGTATTGCATGGACACGTATTTTCCCTAAAGGTGATGAATTAACACCAAATGAAGAAGGGTTACAATTTTATGATAATATGTTTGATGAAATGATAAAGCATAGAATTGAACCTGTTATTACATTAAGTCATTTTGAAATGCCGTATCATTTAGCTAAAGAATATGGTGGATGGAGAAACAGAAAGGTTATAGAGTTCTTTGTACGATTTGCAAAGGTTGTTTTTGCCAGATATCAGCATAAAGTAAAGTATTGGATGACTTTTAATGAAATTAATAACCAGAAGAATACTGTTAATGAAATTTTCGGATGGACATGTTCTGGACTTCTTTTTCAAGAAGGTGAAAACAGGGAAGAAGTGATGTACCAGGCTGTTCACCATGAATTGGTTGCCAGCGCATTGGCAGTTAAGGCTGGACATGAAATAAATCCTGAATTTAAAATTGGATGTATGGTTTCTTTTGTTCCTATTTATCCATTCTCTTGTAATCCTGATGATATGATGCTTCAGGTAGAATCAATGCATGACCGTTATTTCTTTGCTGATGTACACTGCAGGGGGCATTACCCTTCTTATGCATTAAAAGAATGGAAAAGAAAAGGATACAATATCAAGATGGAAGCAGGGGATGAAACAATATTAGCTGAAGGAACTGTAGATTACATAGGTTTTAGCTATTATATGTCTGATGTTGTTAAATCTGGTGTTAGTACGGCTGACGGAAATTCAATCTTGGGATCAAGTACCAGCGTTAAAAATCCATATGTAAAAGCCTCTGACTGGGGATGGCAAATTGATCCTGTAGGGCTGAGATATTCTTTAAATCTCTTATATGAGAGATATGAACTACCTTTGTTTATTGTAGAAAATGGCTTTGGTGCTATTGATAGTAAGGAAAAAGATGGTTCATGTAATGATGATTATAGAATTGATTATTTAAGAGCACATATTAAAGAAATGGAAAAAGCGATTGAATTAGATGGTGTTGATTTAATAGGATATACTCCTTGGGGATGCATTGATTTAGTCTCATTTACAACAGGAGAAATGAAAAAACGTTATGGCTTTATCTATGTAGATAAGGATAATGAAGGAAATGGAACTTTAGAAAGATCCAAGAAGAAATCATTTGACTGGTATAAGAAGGTTATTGCATCGAATGGAGAAGAATGTGACGGTTGA
- a CDS encoding OPT family oligopeptide transporter has protein sequence MKKVDFMSHDLQVPELTLRGMLLGMLITVLFTASNVYLGLKVGLTFSSSIPAAVISMAVLKMFKDSNVLENNMVQTQASAAGTLSAVIFIIPGLLMLGYWQGFHFWQTLMVCACGGCLGVLFTIPLRRAMIVNSDLPYPEGLAAAEILKVGSGNAAGAKENGIKDIMAGGIVSAIVSLCADGFQVISSGVHYWFTFGKSTSQLPLGFSSALLGAGYLIGIASGMAMLVGTILAWGVLVPYLTSVMSPAAGQSASAFASAVWAQKVRLIGAGAIGIAAIWTLITLVKPIIEGMRISIQAMRSSETGKGLHRMDTDLSPKTTAMVLAIIVIGLLGTFYSFIADGNLSAGATWMFIIAGVAVAILMGFFVAAACGYMAGLIGTSASPISGIGILGIIVSSLVVLGIGTAVSLFDTEAGSKFATALAIFMTSVIVSIAAISNDNLQDLKTGYLVGATPWRQQVSLLLGCLIGAFAIAPVLNLLYEAYGFVGAMPRAGMDESQVLSAPQATLMTTIAKGIFSHNLDWNYILFGVGVGIVIIIVDLLLKKNSTKYYLPPLAVGMGIYLPPTLEVPLIIGAVMGYFVNRYLRNRAIERSPKNIEEDVEICNRHGVLFASGLIVGESLMGVIIAIIIVFSVTSGGSDSPLVLVGKEFGPTADWLGLTVFIAVLATFIYRVVSVKFKAN, from the coding sequence ATGAAAAAGGTAGATTTTATGAGTCATGACCTGCAAGTGCCTGAACTAACACTTCGGGGAATGTTGCTAGGAATGCTAATTACAGTCCTTTTTACAGCATCCAATGTTTATTTGGGCTTAAAAGTAGGGCTTACGTTTTCGTCTTCTATTCCTGCAGCAGTTATTTCGATGGCAGTTTTGAAGATGTTTAAAGATTCCAATGTCTTGGAAAATAATATGGTTCAGACCCAGGCATCGGCTGCGGGTACTCTTTCAGCAGTTATATTTATTATTCCCGGTTTATTAATGCTAGGGTATTGGCAGGGATTTCATTTCTGGCAGACCTTGATGGTTTGTGCTTGTGGCGGCTGCCTCGGCGTGTTGTTCACGATTCCATTGCGCCGTGCTATGATTGTCAATAGTGATTTGCCTTACCCTGAGGGGCTGGCAGCTGCAGAAATTTTGAAAGTAGGTAGTGGTAACGCTGCTGGAGCCAAAGAAAATGGCATAAAGGATATTATGGCCGGTGGTATTGTTTCGGCTATTGTCAGTTTGTGTGCGGATGGTTTTCAAGTTATTTCATCGGGAGTGCACTATTGGTTCACCTTTGGCAAATCTACTTCCCAGCTGCCTCTCGGCTTTTCTTCTGCTTTATTGGGAGCTGGTTATTTGATTGGTATTGCCAGTGGTATGGCAATGTTAGTGGGTACTATTTTGGCGTGGGGTGTACTTGTGCCGTATCTTACATCTGTGATGTCACCGGCAGCTGGACAGAGCGCCAGTGCGTTTGCATCCGCTGTGTGGGCACAAAAGGTTCGCCTAATCGGTGCTGGGGCGATTGGCATTGCTGCAATATGGACGCTGATCACTTTAGTAAAACCTATCATAGAGGGTATGCGCATTTCGATACAAGCTATGAGGAGTTCTGAAACAGGAAAAGGTTTGCACCGTATGGATACAGATTTGTCCCCTAAAACGACAGCGATGGTTTTGGCTATTATTGTTATCGGCTTACTGGGAACGTTTTATTCCTTTATTGCGGACGGGAATTTGTCAGCAGGTGCCACCTGGATGTTTATTATTGCAGGCGTTGCCGTCGCAATCTTAATGGGATTTTTTGTAGCTGCTGCGTGTGGCTACATGGCCGGATTAATTGGTACATCGGCTAGTCCGATTTCGGGGATTGGCATTCTGGGAATTATTGTATCCTCACTTGTCGTATTGGGCATCGGTACAGCAGTGAGTCTTTTTGATACGGAAGCAGGAAGTAAATTCGCTACTGCTTTAGCTATTTTCATGACGAGTGTTATTGTCAGCATTGCTGCTATTTCCAACGATAATTTGCAAGATTTAAAGACTGGTTATCTCGTCGGCGCTACGCCATGGAGGCAGCAAGTATCCTTATTGTTGGGCTGCCTTATCGGAGCTTTTGCTATTGCACCAGTACTGAACTTATTATATGAAGCATATGGTTTTGTTGGGGCTATGCCGCGCGCTGGAATGGACGAAAGTCAAGTTCTATCTGCACCACAGGCGACTTTGATGACTACGATAGCCAAAGGGATTTTTAGTCATAATCTAGATTGGAATTATATTCTTTTCGGCGTAGGAGTCGGGATTGTGATCATTATTGTAGATTTACTATTGAAAAAGAACTCAACAAAATACTACCTGCCGCCGTTAGCTGTAGGCATGGGAATTTATTTGCCGCCTACATTGGAAGTTCCGCTTATCATAGGTGCTGTCATGGGTTACTTTGTCAATCGTTATCTGCGTAATCGGGCGATTGAACGGAGTCCGAAAAATATTGAAGAAGATGTGGAAATTTGCAACCGCCATGGCGTACTGTTTGCATCTGGGCTTATTGTTGGTGAAAGTTTAATGGGGGTTATCATTGCCATTATCATTGTATTTTCAGTAACAAGTGGTGGCAGCGATTCGCCGCTGGTACTCGTAGGCAAGGAATTTGGCCCCACAGCGGATTGGCTTGGATTGACCGTATTTATCGCAGTACTTGCAACATTTATTTATCGCGTTGTTAGTGTAAAATTTAAAGCCAATTAA
- the citD gene encoding citrate lyase acyl carrier protein → MSKIQKTAQAGTVESSDIMIVLAPVQTGSGLTIEVVTPAMKQYGAQIKEIIVKTLVAQGIEDAHVHAIDKGALDYTIEARVMTAISRALEAGEEKS, encoded by the coding sequence ATGAGCAAAATACAAAAAACAGCCCAAGCGGGAACTGTCGAGTCTTCGGATATTATGATTGTGTTAGCACCAGTTCAGACGGGCAGTGGTTTAACAATCGAAGTGGTTACGCCCGCTATGAAACAATATGGGGCGCAGATAAAAGAAATTATTGTGAAAACCTTAGTAGCCCAGGGCATCGAGGACGCACACGTTCATGCTATTGATAAGGGTGCGCTGGACTATACTATCGAGGCTCGGGTAATGACAGCCATCTCACGGGCTTTGGAAGCAGGGGAGGAGAAATCATGA